The proteins below are encoded in one region of Sulfolobus sp. A20:
- a CDS encoding FtsX-like permease family protein, with translation MKIVDYIFYALSSLRERRLRAILTILGIIVGPATIISINSMVLGYSHSIIGEISNFLSPYDIIVTSTGRGISLSDYVVLQLQNIIGVKMVIPFYSFPALIRTSTGFEGATIFSVNINQLKMAAPAISLDTGYLPTVNVPYEAVIGYQLGSNQGGYTPIKPNQVVQVIVFNGGENFTKNFIITGVLNEYGSFLGVDIDKSIVVPLSFGRTLSSTYTGVIIIVNSLSEINYVVNQIKQKFGDALDVVVAEEFIQLIQNTLQSLNSLLISAGATSFIVSFMGVSTTMFTTVVERTKEIGILRALGFTRNDVLFIFLCEAGVMGFIGSVLGLGLGSLVSFVLTVEHFGLGFSFLKGLSVTPVYSLSFMLEALIFSTFLSILAALTPAYRASRLDPNKAIRYE, from the coding sequence ATGAAGATTGTAGATTACATTTTTTATGCCCTTAGCTCCTTAAGGGAGAGAAGACTAAGGGCTATTCTAACTATTCTGGGCATAATTGTAGGACCGGCTACAATCATATCCATAAATTCTATGGTTTTAGGTTATTCACATTCTATAATCGGTGAAATATCAAATTTTCTTTCCCCATATGATATTATCGTAACATCTACCGGTAGAGGAATTTCATTATCCGATTACGTTGTTTTACAGTTACAAAATATAATAGGCGTTAAGATGGTTATACCTTTCTATTCTTTTCCTGCACTTATACGAACTTCTACTGGTTTTGAAGGTGCTACAATTTTCTCAGTAAATATTAACCAGTTAAAAATGGCAGCTCCTGCAATTAGTTTAGATACTGGATACCTCCCTACCGTTAACGTTCCTTATGAGGCTGTTATAGGATATCAATTAGGCAGCAATCAAGGTGGTTATACTCCAATAAAACCTAATCAAGTGGTTCAGGTTATAGTATTTAATGGTGGAGAGAATTTTACTAAAAACTTTATCATAACCGGAGTACTTAACGAATATGGTAGTTTTCTAGGGGTAGATATAGATAAGTCTATAGTTGTCCCTCTTTCCTTTGGTAGGACTCTATCTAGCACATATACTGGCGTTATTATTATAGTTAATTCGTTAAGCGAGATTAATTATGTAGTTAATCAGATAAAACAGAAATTTGGAGACGCGTTGGATGTAGTAGTTGCTGAAGAGTTCATACAATTAATTCAAAATACTTTGCAATCCTTGAATAGTCTATTAATATCAGCTGGAGCAACTTCGTTCATAGTCTCTTTCATGGGAGTAAGTACTACTATGTTTACTACAGTGGTTGAGAGGACTAAAGAGATTGGAATATTAAGGGCTTTAGGATTTACTAGGAATGATGTTTTATTTATCTTTTTATGTGAAGCTGGAGTTATGGGATTTATAGGTAGTGTGCTGGGATTAGGTTTAGGCTCTTTAGTGTCTTTTGTTTTAACCGTTGAGCATTTTGGTTTAGGATTTAGCTTTTTAAAGGGTCTTTCAGTAACTCCAGTTTATTCGCTTTCATTCATGTTAGAAGCATTAATTTTCTCTACTTTCTTAAGTATCCTAGCAGCTTTAACTCCAGCATATAGGGCCTCGAGACTAGATCCTAATAAGGCAATAAGATACGAATAG
- a CDS encoding MFS transporter — MSNNERKLISSWLIWSCSYYLYYPFLSIYFSQFVSESKISLLYLSFQAISLPYPIIGAWLYKYNRKLPVIIGMIIGGLGLILLPFSKNLYEMVIFMALNYLFYLSLPSFYSFMSEEGQGVITKIWSISIIPSLIMPSIAGLIAQYLGLRLLFIISGIIFSLASIPVLKIGSNKVLIGESSIKMSISLLFILLLILPIAISTPYIYLAVYLRFNLSKIELGVIVTIAEILGMIFSYISSRYIKDGKYLLSSSLILFSLISLYDFSPFFAIFFGMWEVIVPLSLELYTPRRNVVSDYAITIIIQSIGWLMGYAIDYLFGNVRILLVTSSIVAFLSAFIVLISLRK, encoded by the coding sequence ATGAGTAATAATGAGAGGAAACTTATATCGAGTTGGCTTATTTGGAGTTGCTCATATTACCTTTACTATCCATTTCTTTCAATATACTTCTCTCAGTTCGTCAGTGAATCAAAGATAAGTTTACTATATTTAAGTTTTCAAGCAATTTCTTTGCCTTATCCAATTATAGGAGCATGGCTCTATAAGTATAATAGAAAATTACCAGTCATTATAGGTATGATTATAGGAGGATTAGGACTAATTCTTTTACCTTTTTCAAAAAATTTGTATGAAATGGTAATATTTATGGCATTAAATTATCTCTTCTACTTGTCGCTACCATCATTTTATTCATTTATGTCAGAGGAGGGACAAGGTGTAATAACCAAAATATGGTCAATCTCTATAATTCCCTCTTTAATAATGCCTTCAATAGCTGGTCTTATAGCTCAGTATCTAGGTCTTAGATTACTCTTTATAATTTCTGGAATAATTTTTTCCTTAGCGTCAATACCTGTTTTAAAAATAGGCTCTAATAAGGTGTTAATAGGCGAATCATCGATAAAAATGAGTATATCTCTATTATTTATATTATTATTAATACTGCCAATTGCGATATCCACTCCTTACATTTACCTAGCTGTTTACCTTAGATTTAACTTGTCCAAAATTGAGTTAGGTGTGATTGTGACTATTGCAGAGATCCTAGGTATGATATTTAGCTATATTTCATCAAGATATATAAAGGATGGTAAATATCTTCTTTCTTCGTCCCTCATCCTCTTTTCATTAATATCTCTCTATGACTTCTCTCCATTTTTTGCAATATTTTTTGGTATGTGGGAGGTTATAGTTCCGTTGAGCTTAGAACTTTATACTCCTAGAAGAAATGTAGTTAGTGATTATGCAATAACAATAATTATTCAAAGTATTGGATGGCTTATGGGATATGCTATAGATTATCTGTTCGGCAATGTGAGGATTTTATTAGTAACAAGTAGTATCGTAGCTTTTTTATCGGCGTTCATAGTTTTAATTAGTTTAAGGAAGTGA
- a CDS encoding glycine cleavage system protein H: protein MVVESNCEIPENLYYYIEGKNTVWARLEGSDVVVVGITDLAQTMAGKIVKVRIKKKGTKVERGRPVATMESGKWAGPVPAPVTGEVIDVNAEAEKNPIVINQDPYNKGWLVKMKMSNPEEIKQLQTGPQAIQKLKDLIASEKLTCKRL from the coding sequence ATGGTAGTAGAGTCGAATTGTGAAATACCAGAAAATCTATATTATTACATAGAAGGTAAAAATACTGTGTGGGCAAGATTAGAAGGTTCAGATGTAGTTGTAGTAGGAATAACTGACTTAGCACAAACTATGGCAGGAAAGATTGTAAAGGTAAGAATAAAGAAAAAAGGAACTAAGGTAGAAAGAGGTAGACCAGTAGCTACTATGGAGAGTGGTAAGTGGGCTGGACCAGTGCCAGCTCCAGTTACTGGAGAAGTAATAGATGTTAACGCCGAGGCTGAAAAGAACCCAATAGTTATAAATCAAGATCCATATAATAAAGGTTGGCTAGTAAAAATGAAGATGAGTAATCCAGAAGAAATCAAACAATTACAAACTGGACCTCAAGCAATACAAAAATTAAAAGATTTGATTGCTTCTGAGAAATTAACTTGTAAGAGGCTATAA
- a CDS encoding helix-turn-helix domain-containing protein produces the protein MNIKELAILTVLSEGELSVKEIEDYVNIPRRDLVKSIRRLEKRGYIQTKAYIGDDVIVEITEYGMEVLYKNFVYLKNLVIEMENVLCTKFDC, from the coding sequence ATGAATATAAAAGAATTAGCAATATTGACAGTCCTCTCAGAAGGAGAATTAAGCGTGAAGGAAATAGAGGATTATGTTAATATACCAAGAAGGGATCTAGTAAAAAGTATAAGAAGATTGGAGAAAAGAGGATATATACAAACTAAAGCATATATTGGAGACGACGTAATAGTTGAGATAACAGAGTATGGCATGGAGGTTCTTTATAAAAATTTTGTTTATCTAAAAAATTTGGTGATTGAAATGGAGAATGTTTTGTGTACTAAATTTGATTGTTAG
- a CDS encoding lipoyl protein ligase domain-containing protein, translated as MQWRYITLPPQDGYHMITSFVAVADYVSKGVSKNTLLLFYAKEPFVNVGLHQEVWLEVDLDFTRKMKIPVVRRDLGGGTVVITPGEHDYFIVIREEDAPKNPMQLYEKFLTPVVDVLRSYGLNANLREQDIVVNGKKISGNGAMTYGKAVVITGNILLKLDVDLISKCIRVPSEKFRDKMAKDMSDWLTSMEKELGYIPTRDEINRKLKEAFEKRLGIKFEETTLSIEEIELWEKLAKEKANEEWIYYKDNRHPELHTERCVKISSAVALCHIDYKARKLLRITLKIVNKRIDEISISGDFFVMNPKNFIETLEDSLKGMEANVDRVKSIIHEIFGKEKPTIFGFTEEDLVNAIKEIFSKPEIQEII; from the coding sequence ATGCAATGGAGGTATATTACTTTACCTCCTCAAGACGGCTATCATATGATTACTTCGTTTGTCGCAGTAGCTGATTACGTATCTAAGGGTGTTAGCAAAAATACACTTTTACTTTTTTACGCTAAAGAGCCTTTCGTTAACGTAGGATTACATCAAGAAGTCTGGCTGGAAGTAGATTTAGATTTCACCAGAAAGATGAAAATACCCGTTGTGCGACGCGATCTAGGTGGAGGTACAGTTGTAATTACTCCAGGGGAGCACGATTACTTCATTGTTATAAGAGAAGAGGATGCTCCTAAAAACCCAATGCAACTATATGAGAAATTCTTAACTCCGGTAGTTGATGTATTGAGGTCATATGGGCTTAATGCTAACTTAAGAGAGCAAGATATTGTTGTGAACGGAAAGAAAATAAGCGGAAATGGGGCGATGACATACGGTAAAGCCGTAGTAATAACTGGAAATATATTATTAAAACTTGATGTAGATCTAATTAGTAAGTGCATTAGAGTCCCATCAGAGAAGTTTAGGGACAAAATGGCTAAGGATATGAGTGATTGGTTAACATCTATGGAAAAAGAATTAGGGTATATTCCTACTAGAGATGAAATTAATCGAAAGCTAAAAGAGGCATTTGAAAAGAGGTTAGGGATAAAGTTTGAAGAGACTACCTTAAGTATTGAAGAGATAGAGCTTTGGGAGAAGTTAGCTAAAGAAAAAGCTAATGAAGAATGGATTTATTATAAAGATAATAGACATCCTGAATTACATACTGAGAGATGTGTGAAGATCTCTTCTGCAGTCGCTTTGTGTCACATTGATTACAAAGCTAGAAAATTATTAAGAATAACGTTAAAAATTGTAAATAAAAGAATAGATGAGATATCCATTTCTGGCGACTTCTTCGTAATGAATCCTAAGAACTTCATAGAAACTTTAGAAGATAGTCTAAAGGGAATGGAAGCTAATGTAGATAGAGTTAAGAGCATAATTCATGAAATCTTTGGAAAAGAGAAACCTACGATTTTTGGATTCACAGAGGAAGATTTAGTAAATGCTATAAAGGAAATTTTCAGTAAACCGGAGATCCAAGAGATTATATAA